A region from the Halomarina litorea genome encodes:
- a CDS encoding DUF7504 family protein translates to MGATDDYQSSVGEGALTTCDNVLYQTPSMGYAATGACLDACHDVSDDLDRMDLLAVTYTQSAEEWLSEWTTEVGGLPGRTAVVGVEDTTRSAAASSFPAGEVTGQNHALKSAESPDDLTGIGITLSQHLSSWGGDDTETVLCFDSLTALLQYVSLERAYRFLHVLTWRTAAVGAHAHFHVDPDAHGERTLATLTSLFDGVVETGEGTDRRVRTR, encoded by the coding sequence ATGGGCGCGACGGACGATTACCAGTCGTCGGTGGGTGAGGGGGCACTCACCACCTGCGACAACGTGCTGTACCAGACGCCATCGATGGGATACGCCGCTACCGGTGCCTGTCTCGACGCGTGTCACGACGTGAGCGACGACCTCGACCGGATGGACCTGCTCGCGGTCACCTACACTCAGTCGGCCGAGGAGTGGCTGAGCGAGTGGACCACGGAGGTCGGGGGGCTCCCCGGCCGGACCGCCGTCGTGGGCGTCGAGGACACCACGCGGTCGGCCGCCGCCTCGTCGTTCCCCGCTGGCGAGGTAACCGGCCAGAACCACGCGCTCAAATCCGCCGAGAGCCCCGACGACCTGACGGGCATCGGCATCACGCTGAGCCAGCACCTCTCGTCGTGGGGCGGCGACGACACCGAGACGGTGCTCTGTTTCGACTCGCTGACTGCGCTGCTCCAGTACGTCTCGCTCGAACGGGCCTACCGGTTCCTGCACGTCCTCACCTGGCGGACGGCGGCCGTGGGCGCGCACGCACACTTCCACGTCGACCCGGACGCCCACGGCGAGCGAACCCTCGCCACGCTGACCTCGCTGTTCGACGGCGTCGTCGAGACGGGCGAGGGCACAGACCGGCGAGTCCGCACCCGGTAG
- a CDS encoding MaoC family dehydratase, whose amino-acid sequence MSHDQTYEDVTVGETRSFGEYEVTREEILRFAGQYDPQPFHVDEEAAESSMFGGLVASGWHTAAMTMRMLVDGELNESGALGAVGVDELRWPNPVRPGDTLSIETEVLEKEPFREGIGLVHSRTVTTNDDGETVMSMVGRVLFPMG is encoded by the coding sequence GTGAGCCACGACCAGACCTACGAGGACGTCACCGTCGGCGAGACGCGCTCGTTCGGCGAGTACGAGGTGACGCGCGAGGAGATCCTGCGGTTCGCGGGGCAGTACGACCCCCAGCCGTTCCACGTCGACGAGGAGGCCGCCGAGTCGTCCATGTTCGGCGGCCTCGTCGCCAGCGGCTGGCACACCGCCGCGATGACGATGCGGATGCTCGTCGACGGCGAGTTGAACGAGTCGGGCGCGCTCGGCGCGGTGGGCGTGGACGAACTGCGCTGGCCGAACCCGGTCCGCCCGGGCGACACGCTCTCGATAGAGACGGAGGTGCTGGAGAAAGAGCCGTTCCGCGAGGGTATCGGCCTCGTCCACTCACGGACGGTGACGACGAACGACGACGGCGAGACGGTCATGTCGATGGTCGGTCGCGTCCTCTTCCCGATGGGCTGA
- a CDS encoding DUF309 domain-containing protein: protein MHGTDGAGGGPGESEESVAERRLHAGVVLYDAGEYHAAHDPWEAHWLALADREDTPEDGTERRFFQGLVQTTAAVYHARRGNWTGATGLAAGALGYLDGLGETYRGVALAPVRQYLEALAADPEVVERGPPVRLTVAGRALDPADLPFDALVLAVEALVEEYALDGAMVERAVEFARADLDEGRATSPFVALLYDLVEGRNRGLVVRRLGEHVDRREHRESDVAGLFDVGGGGDEGEGESQREH, encoded by the coding sequence ATGCACGGGACCGACGGCGCGGGCGGGGGACCGGGCGAGTCCGAGGAGTCGGTCGCGGAGCGCCGCCTCCACGCCGGCGTCGTCCTCTACGACGCCGGGGAGTACCACGCCGCCCACGACCCGTGGGAAGCCCACTGGCTGGCGCTCGCGGACCGCGAGGACACGCCCGAGGACGGCACCGAACGTCGGTTCTTCCAGGGACTCGTCCAGACGACGGCCGCCGTCTACCACGCCCGTCGGGGGAACTGGACGGGCGCGACGGGCCTCGCCGCGGGCGCACTCGGCTACCTCGACGGTCTCGGTGAGACCTACCGCGGGGTCGCCCTCGCTCCGGTCAGGCAGTACCTCGAAGCCCTCGCCGCGGACCCCGAAGTCGTCGAGCGCGGCCCCCCAGTCAGACTGACCGTCGCGGGGCGGGCGCTCGACCCCGCGGACCTCCCGTTCGACGCGCTCGTTCTCGCGGTCGAGGCGCTGGTCGAGGAGTACGCGCTCGACGGGGCGATGGTGGAGCGGGCAGTCGAGTTCGCCCGGGCGGACCTGGACGAGGGGCGGGCGACCAGTCCGTTCGTCGCCCTGCTGTACGACCTCGTGGAGGGGCGAAACCGGGGGCTGGTCGTCCGGCGACTCGGCGAACACGTCGACCGGCGCGAGCACCGGGAGTCCGACGTTGCCGGCCTGTTCGACGTGGGTGGGGGCGGGGACGAGGGTGAGGGCGAGAGCCAGCGGGAGCACTGA
- a CDS encoding MFS transporter, which translates to MDLFSSPARRRWVGWGLLAAAFFLVSLHRSSTAVLSEQLMRSFDTTGTSLGLLHASFFYLYAAFQVPAGLLTDRYGARVIAAGGTALMSGGALAFGLSGTYAVAFLGRLLVGLGASVLFVTVLRFCANWFRPDEFGTMTGITFTVGILGGLAATTPLAVAVTTLGWRPTMAGLGGVGLLVALGVVLLSHDTPARAGFEPIDGVPDRPAVSANDLKGHTIAALREPETWLIGVMLFFMTGVGITVFGLWGIPYLVQTYGISVTEASVYLLVGNVGGMVGPTVFGWLSDRLGRRTELIVLSTVVFAATWGVFAVFGSIPLLLVGVVFLFGRVLRGGVPLAFAVMKERHPDGASGTVVGIVNTMGWAGAAAFPVVLGAVLDAYWTGETVGGTRVYTATGYRVAFAVAVAAGLVSILCALSLHRRVREERRTAAESGTEHPTD; encoded by the coding sequence ATGGACCTGTTCTCGTCTCCCGCCCGACGCCGATGGGTCGGCTGGGGCCTGCTGGCGGCGGCGTTCTTCCTCGTCAGCCTCCACCGCTCGTCGACGGCCGTCCTCTCCGAGCAGTTGATGCGGTCGTTCGACACCACCGGAACGAGTCTCGGCCTCCTCCACGCCTCTTTCTTCTACCTCTACGCGGCCTTCCAGGTGCCGGCGGGACTGCTCACGGACCGCTACGGCGCGCGGGTCATCGCGGCGGGCGGGACGGCGCTCATGTCCGGGGGAGCGCTCGCGTTCGGCCTGAGCGGGACCTACGCGGTGGCGTTCCTCGGCCGCCTGCTGGTGGGGCTGGGCGCGAGCGTGCTGTTCGTCACCGTCCTCCGGTTCTGCGCCAACTGGTTTCGCCCGGACGAGTTCGGGACGATGACCGGCATCACGTTCACCGTCGGCATCCTCGGGGGGCTGGCGGCGACGACGCCGCTCGCCGTCGCCGTGACGACCCTCGGCTGGCGGCCCACGATGGCCGGACTGGGGGGTGTCGGTCTGCTGGTCGCACTCGGCGTCGTCCTCCTGTCGCACGATACCCCCGCACGGGCCGGGTTCGAACCCATCGACGGCGTCCCCGACCGTCCGGCGGTGTCCGCGAACGACCTCAAGGGACACACCATCGCGGCGCTCCGCGAACCCGAGACGTGGCTCATCGGCGTGATGCTCTTCTTCATGACCGGCGTCGGCATCACCGTCTTCGGCCTGTGGGGCATCCCGTATCTCGTCCAGACGTACGGCATCTCCGTGACCGAGGCGTCGGTCTACCTGCTCGTGGGCAACGTCGGGGGGATGGTCGGGCCGACGGTGTTCGGGTGGCTCTCGGACCGCCTCGGCCGCCGGACTGAACTCATCGTCCTCTCGACGGTCGTGTTCGCGGCGACGTGGGGCGTCTTCGCCGTCTTCGGCTCGATTCCCCTCCTGCTGGTGGGTGTCGTCTTCCTGTTCGGGCGCGTCCTCCGGGGCGGCGTCCCCCTCGCGTTCGCCGTCATGAAAGAGCGCCACCCGGACGGCGCGAGCGGAACCGTCGTCGGCATCGTGAACACAATGGGCTGGGCGGGGGCCGCGGCGTTCCCCGTCGTCCTCGGTGCCGTGCTGGACGCCTACTGGACCGGCGAGACGGTCGGCGGCACGCGCGTCTACACGGCGACCGGCTACCGGGTCGCCTTCGCCGTCGCCGTTGCCGCCGGTCTCGTCTCGATACTCTGTGCCCTCTCGCTCCACCGTCGCGTGCGCGAGGAACGCCGGACGGCCGCCGAGTCGGGGACCGAGCACCCGACGGACTGA
- a CDS encoding cold-shock protein, with amino-acid sequence MANGTVDFFNDTGGYGFIETDDSDDDVFFHMEDVGGEDLTEGTDIEFDIEQAPKGPRATNVVRA; translated from the coding sequence ATGGCAAACGGTACGGTTGACTTCTTCAACGACACGGGCGGCTACGGTTTCATCGAGACTGACGACTCTGACGACGACGTGTTCTTCCACATGGAAGACGTCGGCGGCGAGGACCTCACCGAGGGGACGGACATCGAGTTCGACATCGAACAGGCCCCCAAGGGCCCCCGCGCGACGAACGTCGTCCGCGCATAA
- the azf gene encoding NAD-dependent glucose-6-phosphate dehydrogenase Azf, translated as MDRVLLTGAAGRVGSAILDTIGDEYDWRLLDRDPPTGDLTEFDYVTADITDEETLREAMDDVQAVVHLAGDPRPEAPWDSVLHNNIDGTHAVFEAAVDADVEKVAFASSNHAVGAYEESRKPDIYRPESEYRLDGSELPRPSNLYGVSKAAGETLGRYYHDHHDLSVVCVRIGNLTKGHPPIDYERGQAMWLSYRDCAHLFDRCVKAEYDYEIVYGISDNDRKYYSIDRAREVLGYDPQDNSAEHGD; from the coding sequence ATGGACCGGGTGTTACTCACGGGGGCCGCCGGTCGCGTCGGGAGCGCCATCCTCGACACCATCGGCGACGAGTACGACTGGCGACTGCTCGACCGCGACCCGCCGACGGGCGACCTGACCGAGTTCGACTACGTGACCGCGGACATCACCGACGAGGAGACCCTCCGCGAGGCGATGGACGACGTGCAGGCGGTCGTCCACCTCGCGGGCGACCCGCGTCCCGAGGCCCCGTGGGACAGCGTCCTCCACAACAACATCGACGGCACCCACGCCGTCTTCGAAGCCGCCGTCGACGCCGACGTGGAGAAGGTGGCGTTCGCCTCCTCGAACCACGCCGTCGGTGCCTACGAGGAGTCGCGCAAACCCGACATCTACCGCCCCGAGAGCGAGTACCGCCTCGACGGGTCAGAACTCCCCCGGCCCTCGAACCTCTACGGCGTCTCGAAGGCCGCCGGCGAGACTCTCGGGCGCTACTACCACGACCACCACGACCTGTCGGTCGTCTGCGTCCGCATCGGGAACCTCACGAAGGGCCACCCGCCCATCGACTACGAGCGCGGACAGGCGATGTGGCTCTCGTATCGCGACTGCGCGCACCTCTTCGACCGCTGTGTCAAGGCGGAGTACGACTACGAAATCGTCTACGGCATCTCCGACAACGACCGCAAGTACTACTCCATCGACCGGGCGCGCGAGGTGCTGGGGTACGACCCGCAGGACAACTCGGCGGAGCACGGCGACTAA
- a CDS encoding HAD family hydrolase produces the protein MTRFRAVLFDMDGVLVDSEPHWRRVWREEVFVDAERGTPSLDEVTGRNYRESLRELADEYGFPKDVEHYAGLFDDAADEVYGERVTLTPGVTDLFATLRDRGHAVAIVSSSPREWIRAVVDRFDLPVDAVVSAMDVDGPGKPAPGVYEHAAERLDVAPVECIVVEDSAHGVRAGADAGATVVRFRRDEAATAIEGADAVAEDPADLRETVLGLLDGE, from the coding sequence GTGACTCGATTCCGCGCGGTGCTGTTCGACATGGACGGCGTCCTCGTCGACTCGGAACCCCACTGGCGGCGCGTCTGGCGGGAGGAGGTGTTCGTGGACGCCGAACGCGGGACGCCCTCGCTCGACGAGGTGACGGGCCGCAACTACCGCGAGAGCCTGCGGGAGCTCGCCGACGAGTACGGCTTCCCGAAGGACGTCGAGCACTACGCCGGCCTGTTCGACGACGCCGCCGACGAGGTGTACGGCGAACGGGTGACTCTCACGCCCGGCGTGACCGACCTGTTCGCGACCCTCCGGGACCGCGGCCACGCCGTCGCCATCGTCTCCTCGTCGCCCCGCGAGTGGATTCGGGCCGTCGTCGACCGGTTCGACCTCCCCGTCGACGCCGTCGTGAGCGCGATGGACGTCGACGGGCCGGGGAAACCCGCGCCCGGCGTCTACGAACACGCCGCCGAACGACTCGACGTCGCCCCGGTGGAGTGCATCGTCGTCGAGGACTCGGCCCACGGCGTCCGGGCAGGGGCCGACGCGGGCGCGACCGTCGTCCGCTTCCGGCGCGACGAGGCGGCCACCGCCATCGAGGGGGCGGACGCGGTGGCCGAGGACCCCGCGGACCTTCGCGAGACGGTACTCGGCCTGCTCGACGGGGAGTGA
- a CDS encoding translation initiation factor IF-2 subunit beta, which produces MDYESSLGRAMDEVPDIESSGERLSVPDAQAQKDGAFTRLTNLEAIADTLSRETDHVHRFVQRELGTNGKLEEGVGRYNGNFSGSDFDATIESYVETYVLCGECGLPDTRLVTENRTPMLRCDACGAFRPVSKQRRTSQDQQQREAVEEGKTYTLEITSTGRKGDGVSEKGKYTIFVPGAQEGDVVEAYIENISGSLAFARLESKHD; this is translated from the coding sequence ATGGACTACGAATCGAGCCTCGGCCGGGCCATGGACGAGGTCCCGGACATCGAAAGCAGCGGCGAGCGACTCTCCGTACCGGACGCGCAAGCGCAGAAGGACGGCGCGTTCACCCGCCTGACCAACCTCGAAGCCATCGCGGACACCCTCTCGCGCGAGACCGACCACGTCCACCGGTTCGTCCAGCGCGAACTCGGCACCAACGGGAAACTCGAGGAGGGCGTCGGGCGCTACAACGGGAACTTCTCGGGGTCCGACTTCGACGCCACCATCGAGAGCTACGTCGAGACGTACGTGCTCTGTGGCGAGTGTGGCCTCCCCGACACCCGACTCGTCACCGAGAACCGCACGCCGATGCTCCGCTGTGACGCCTGTGGTGCCTTCCGGCCCGTCTCGAAGCAGCGCCGGACCAGCCAGGACCAGCAACAGCGAGAGGCCGTCGAGGAGGGCAAGACCTACACGCTCGAGATCACCTCCACGGGCCGCAAGGGCGACGGCGTCTCCGAGAAGGGCAAGTACACCATCTTCGTCCCCGGCGCACAGGAGGGCGACGTCGTCGAGGCGTACATCGAGAACATCTCCGGGTCGCTCGCGTTCGCCCGCCTCGAATCCAAGCACGACTGA
- a CDS encoding dihydroneopterin aldolase family protein, which translates to MNPTDREVACFEAGVKFGTLYHQFAGTPVSPASAPSLERAMEDAIENQPYCEAVSVDILEDALDTTHGYTELTGEYMEVRMRIEYDGCTVHTEMAMEDGYPLMRVVDVHEG; encoded by the coding sequence ATGAACCCGACCGACCGGGAGGTCGCCTGCTTCGAGGCCGGGGTGAAGTTCGGCACGCTCTACCACCAGTTCGCCGGCACGCCCGTCAGTCCCGCGAGCGCGCCCAGCCTCGAACGGGCGATGGAGGACGCCATCGAGAACCAGCCGTACTGCGAGGCGGTGTCCGTCGACATCCTCGAGGACGCCCTCGACACCACCCACGGCTACACGGAACTCACGGGCGAGTACATGGAGGTGCGGATGCGCATCGAGTACGACGGCTGTACCGTCCACACCGAGATGGCGATGGAGGACGGCTATCCCCTGATGCGTGTCGTGGACGTCCACGAGGGCTGA
- a CDS encoding DUF7544 domain-containing protein, with product MVLHAISDLDEAFEATRDFLLPFDARTWLRLAVVVFFVGGASAQFSGTNFQFSGDDVPGEFGEFGEFPAALPVDLLTLAVALVALGVLLALGFLYLGSVMEFVLLDAVRRDSPEVALRRSVRRHARRGLRLFGFRVALGLAVLTTVALLVAPVVLTLAGGPTDPASVGIVVLVVPLVLLVAGLAAVVDGFTAAFVAPVMLLESRRVVAGWRRFWPTLRREWKQYLAYALVGVALNFVAGIGLAVVGTLVALTLLVPFGLVGGLVVLAALGTGGLSVLAGAALAGIGLLYVACLLVALAVALVPVRTYLRYYSLFVLGDTEAAFDLVPAARARTRPETARDESA from the coding sequence ATGGTACTGCACGCGATATCCGACCTCGACGAGGCGTTCGAGGCGACCCGCGACTTCCTCCTGCCGTTCGACGCCCGGACGTGGCTGCGCCTCGCCGTCGTGGTGTTCTTCGTCGGCGGCGCGAGCGCCCAGTTCTCCGGGACGAACTTCCAGTTCTCCGGAGACGACGTGCCGGGCGAGTTCGGCGAATTCGGCGAGTTCCCCGCCGCCCTCCCCGTCGACCTCCTCACGCTGGCGGTGGCGCTCGTCGCCCTCGGCGTTCTCCTCGCGCTGGGCTTTCTCTATCTGGGGAGCGTGATGGAGTTCGTGCTGCTCGACGCGGTGCGGCGCGACTCGCCCGAGGTCGCACTTCGCCGGTCGGTCCGGCGGCACGCTCGCCGGGGCCTGCGACTGTTCGGGTTCCGGGTCGCACTCGGTCTCGCCGTCCTGACGACGGTGGCGCTGCTCGTCGCACCCGTCGTGCTGACGCTGGCTGGCGGCCCGACCGACCCGGCGTCCGTGGGCATCGTCGTCCTCGTCGTCCCGCTGGTACTGCTCGTCGCGGGCCTCGCGGCCGTCGTCGACGGGTTCACCGCCGCGTTCGTCGCGCCCGTGATGCTCCTCGAATCGCGGAGGGTCGTCGCCGGGTGGCGGCGCTTCTGGCCGACGCTCCGTCGGGAGTGGAAGCAGTACCTCGCGTACGCGCTGGTCGGCGTCGCGCTCAACTTCGTGGCGGGTATCGGCCTCGCCGTCGTCGGCACGCTGGTGGCGTTGACGCTCCTCGTCCCGTTCGGACTGGTCGGCGGCCTCGTCGTCCTCGCCGCCCTCGGGACCGGCGGCCTCTCGGTGCTCGCGGGTGCGGCGCTGGCGGGTATCGGCCTACTGTACGTCGCCTGCCTGCTCGTCGCGCTCGCGGTGGCCCTCGTGCCCGTGCGGACCTACCTGCGCTACTACTCGCTGTTCGTCCTCGGGGACACGGAGGCGGCGTTCGACCTCGTCCCCGCGGCGCGGGCGCGGACCCGGCCCGAGACGGCCAGGGACGAGAGCGCCTGA
- a CDS encoding DUF5790 family protein: MSQSSLDDDELFGEAATEIRTDVEDHLAAARAELPAPEAVWEVESDNTLGVLNALRSALDVGEAEQHLRDARKWYTMGVRADAFEDADDLQEELEALTEVMEDVVAAREQVGELASTIPGLRGTLQDLQEAADADAEEAEEAEDDADDAEAEEDPEDDEDEDDD; this comes from the coding sequence ATGAGCCAGTCCTCACTCGACGACGACGAACTCTTCGGCGAGGCCGCGACTGAGATTCGCACCGACGTCGAAGACCACCTCGCGGCCGCCCGCGCCGAACTCCCCGCACCCGAGGCCGTCTGGGAGGTGGAGTCGGACAACACGCTCGGCGTCCTCAACGCCCTCCGGAGCGCTCTCGACGTGGGCGAGGCCGAACAGCACCTCCGGGACGCCCGCAAGTGGTACACGATGGGCGTTCGCGCCGACGCCTTCGAGGACGCCGACGACCTGCAGGAGGAACTGGAGGCCCTCACCGAGGTCATGGAGGACGTCGTCGCCGCCCGCGAACAGGTCGGCGAACTCGCCAGCACCATCCCCGGCCTGCGCGGGACGCTTCAGGACCTGCAGGAGGCCGCGGACGCCGACGCGGAGGAGGCGGAGGAGGCGGAGGACGACGCCGACGACGCGGAAGCGGAGGAAGACCCCGAGGACGACGAGGACGAAGACGACGACTAG
- a CDS encoding creatininase family protein yields MHLADATWTDVDELDADLALLPVGSTEQHGPHAPLGTDVYTAEAVAEAGAGAYGGDLLVAPAIPVGVAEEHRRFPGTLWVREDTFRQYVSDVVGSLAHHGVERCVVVNGHGGNVAALREVCGRLTRDEVAYTLPFTWFDSVSHEVPMGHGGARETALLRHVAPDLVREGRIDEAREGASERWGEWVSGVNLAYDSDEFSENGVVGDPGAGTAEDGEAMLTAAGALLADLLEAVETRR; encoded by the coding sequence ATGCACCTCGCCGACGCCACGTGGACCGACGTGGACGAACTCGACGCGGACCTCGCGCTCCTCCCCGTGGGGAGTACCGAACAGCACGGCCCGCACGCCCCCCTCGGGACGGACGTGTACACCGCCGAAGCGGTCGCCGAGGCCGGAGCCGGGGCCTACGGGGGCGACCTCCTCGTCGCTCCCGCGATACCCGTCGGCGTCGCGGAGGAACACCGCCGCTTCCCGGGGACGCTCTGGGTCCGCGAGGACACCTTCAGACAGTACGTCTCCGACGTGGTCGGGAGCCTCGCCCACCACGGCGTCGAGCGGTGCGTCGTCGTGAACGGCCACGGCGGGAACGTCGCCGCACTTCGGGAGGTGTGTGGCCGCCTGACGCGCGACGAGGTGGCCTACACGCTCCCGTTCACGTGGTTCGACTCGGTGTCACACGAGGTGCCGATGGGCCACGGCGGTGCGCGCGAGACGGCACTCCTGCGCCACGTCGCGCCGGACCTCGTCCGCGAGGGGCGAATCGACGAGGCTCGCGAGGGGGCCAGCGAGCGCTGGGGGGAGTGGGTGTCGGGTGTGAACCTCGCCTACGACTCGGACGAGTTCAGCGAGAACGGCGTCGTCGGCGACCCGGGGGCGGGGACGGCCGAGGACGGCGAGGCGATGCTGACGGCGGCGGGGGCGTTGCTGGCCGACCTCCTCGAAGCGGTCGAGACGCGGCGCTAG
- a CDS encoding DUF5789 family protein codes for MSVDDDDSRTHGIDFGDLDEKLEDHDYPADADEIREAYGDEELGLPDGSTTLGEVLEGYSEEFEDAEAVRQAVLTMVEDDAIGREDYSDRGSEAESAQESEDKSA; via the coding sequence ATGAGTGTCGACGACGACGACAGTCGAACGCACGGTATCGACTTCGGTGACCTCGACGAGAAACTGGAGGACCACGACTACCCCGCCGACGCCGACGAGATTCGGGAGGCGTACGGCGACGAGGAACTCGGCCTGCCCGACGGGTCGACGACGCTCGGCGAGGTCCTCGAGGGCTACAGCGAGGAGTTCGAGGACGCCGAGGCGGTCAGACAGGCGGTCCTCACCATGGTCGAGGACGACGCCATCGGGCGCGAGGACTACTCCGACCGGGGGTCCGAAGCCGAGAGCGCACAGGAGAGCGAGGACAAGTCGGCCTGA
- a CDS encoding ABC transporter ATP-binding protein — protein sequence MGITADEDDPFEEQREKADDPMKRLFFEYGGENRLAFVVGLLSSVVARVLDLLPPLLLALAIDAVFLENRAFDLWLVPEVWEPATKTGQLWLASGLIAFAFFGGAAFHWSRNWGWNSFAQNIQHAVRTDTYDKMQRLNMDFFAGKQTGEMMSVLSNDVNRLERFLNDGMNSAFRLSVMVVGIAVILFVTNWQLALVALVPLPLIMYFTYKFVQIIQPKYADVRSSVGKVNSRLENNLGGIQVIKTSNTENFESDRVEGVSKDYFDANWDAVETRIKFFPGLRVIAGVGFVVTFTVGGLWVITPGGFGPFTGTLSPGDFVLFILYTQRFIWPMAQFGQIINMYQRARASSARIFGLMDEPSRITEDPDADELVVDEGHVVYDDVTFGYDEGETIVEDVSFTVEGGETLALVGPTGAGKSTVLKLLLRMYDVDEGTIEIDGQDLRDVTIPSLRRRIGYVSQDTFLFYGTVAENIAYGTFDADEESIVEAAKAAEAHEFIENLPEGYDTEVGERGVKLSGGQRQRISIARAILKDPDILVLDEATSDVDTETEMLIQRSLDRLTEDRTTFSIAHRLSTIKDAEQIVVLEDGRIAERGTHEELLENDDLYAHLWGVQAGEIDELPEEFIERAQRRQARTEADD from the coding sequence ATGGGAATCACCGCCGACGAGGACGACCCGTTCGAGGAACAACGGGAGAAGGCGGACGACCCGATGAAGCGCCTGTTCTTCGAGTACGGGGGCGAGAACCGCCTCGCGTTCGTCGTCGGACTGCTCTCCAGCGTCGTCGCCCGCGTCCTCGACCTGTTGCCGCCCCTCCTGCTCGCGCTCGCCATCGACGCCGTCTTCCTCGAGAACCGTGCGTTCGACCTCTGGCTGGTCCCCGAGGTGTGGGAGCCAGCGACCAAGACCGGGCAACTGTGGCTCGCATCCGGGCTCATCGCCTTCGCCTTCTTCGGCGGGGCCGCCTTCCACTGGAGTCGCAACTGGGGCTGGAACTCCTTCGCTCAGAACATCCAGCACGCCGTCCGCACCGACACCTACGACAAGATGCAGCGCCTGAACATGGACTTCTTCGCCGGGAAACAGACCGGCGAGATGATGTCGGTGCTGTCGAACGACGTGAATCGGCTGGAGCGATTCCTCAACGACGGGATGAACTCCGCGTTCCGCCTGTCGGTGATGGTCGTCGGCATCGCCGTCATCCTGTTCGTCACGAACTGGCAACTTGCGCTGGTGGCCCTCGTCCCCCTGCCGCTCATCATGTACTTCACGTACAAGTTCGTCCAGATCATCCAGCCGAAGTACGCCGACGTGCGCTCCTCGGTGGGGAAGGTCAACTCCCGACTGGAGAACAACCTCGGGGGCATCCAGGTCATCAAGACGTCGAACACGGAGAACTTCGAGTCCGACCGCGTCGAGGGCGTCTCGAAGGACTACTTCGACGCCAACTGGGACGCCGTCGAGACGCGCATCAAGTTCTTCCCCGGCCTCCGGGTCATCGCGGGCGTCGGGTTCGTCGTCACGTTCACCGTCGGCGGCCTCTGGGTCATCACGCCCGGCGGATTCGGCCCGTTCACGGGGACACTCTCGCCGGGCGACTTCGTCCTGTTCATCCTCTACACCCAGCGCTTCATCTGGCCGATGGCGCAATTCGGACAGATAATCAATATGTACCAGCGCGCCCGGGCGTCCAGCGCCCGCATCTTCGGCCTGATGGACGAACCCTCGCGCATCACCGAGGACCCAGACGCCGACGAACTCGTCGTCGACGAGGGGCACGTCGTGTACGACGACGTCACCTTCGGCTACGACGAGGGCGAGACCATCGTCGAGGACGTCTCGTTCACCGTCGAGGGCGGCGAGACGCTGGCGCTCGTCGGACCGACGGGCGCGGGCAAGTCGACGGTCCTGAAGCTCCTCCTCCGGATGTACGACGTGGACGAGGGGACCATCGAGATCGACGGTCAGGACCTCCGGGACGTGACCATCCCGAGTCTGCGCCGGCGCATCGGCTACGTCTCGCAGGACACCTTCCTGTTCTACGGCACCGTCGCCGAGAACATCGCCTACGGGACGTTCGACGCGGACGAGGAGTCCATCGTCGAGGCCGCCAAGGCCGCCGAGGCCCACGAGTTCATCGAGAACCTCCCCGAGGGCTACGACACCGAAGTCGGGGAACGCGGCGTGAAACTCTCCGGCGGGCAACGTCAGCGCATCAGTATCGCGCGAGCCATCCTGAAGGACCCCGACATCCTCGTCCTCGACGAGGCGACGAGCGACGTGGACACCGAGACGGAGATGCTCATCCAGCGCTCGCTGGACCGCCTCACGGAGGACCGGACGACGTTCTCCATCGCCCACCGCCTCTCGACCATCAAGGACGCGGAACAGATCGTCGTCCTCGAGGACGGCCGCATCGCCGAACGCGGCACCCACGAGGAGTTACTGGAGAACGACGACCTGTACGCCCACCTCTGGGGCGTGCAGGCCGGCGAGATAGACGAACTCCCCGAGGAGTTCATCGAACGCGCCCAGCGACGACAGGCCCGGACGGAAGCCGACGACTGA